Proteins from a genomic interval of Planctomycetaceae bacterium:
- a CDS encoding RNA polymerase sigma factor codes for MSDKDHKAMFTKWLEEHSSSVVKVARAYTLTRDECQDLAQEILLQTWKSLSRFEGKASPATWFYRVALQTAMNWSRNDKPRRMRQKPLLETRSMAAELSDSAELMEQRELVEQLYAAIHQLPESDVALVLLYLDDMSYCEMASVLGISESNVGVKLNRAKKALARILDSAPAEAQNNES; via the coding sequence GTGTCTGACAAAGACCACAAAGCGATGTTCACAAAATGGCTGGAGGAGCATAGCTCATCAGTCGTCAAGGTTGCTCGCGCGTATACGTTGACTCGAGATGAGTGCCAGGATCTTGCTCAGGAGATTCTGCTTCAGACGTGGAAATCGCTGTCCAGGTTTGAGGGCAAGGCGAGCCCGGCGACATGGTTCTATCGCGTGGCATTGCAGACCGCGATGAACTGGAGTCGAAACGACAAGCCGCGCCGAATGCGTCAGAAACCCCTGTTGGAGACGCGTTCGATGGCGGCGGAATTATCCGATTCGGCCGAGCTGATGGAACAGCGGGAACTGGTCGAGCAACTATACGCGGCGATTCATCAACTGCCCGAAAGTGACGTGGCTCTGGTGCTGCTGTATCTGGACGACATGAGTTACTGCGAAATGGCAAGTGTACTGGGAATTTCTGAAAGCAACGTCGGCGTGAAGCTCAACCGCGCGAAGAAGGCCCTCGCCAGAATTCTGGACTCTGCACCTGCGGAGGCACAAAACAATGAGTCTTGA
- the ahcY gene encoding adenosylhomocysteinase has product MVAVSSLPYKVADINLAELGRKEIEIAEVEMPGLMALREKYGPSQPLKGARIAGCLHMTIQTAVLIETLKALGAEVTWSSCNIFSTQDHAAAAIAAAGIPVYAWKGMSEEEFDWCIEQTLVFPDGQPLNMILDDGGDLTVMVHNKYPELLKDIRGLSEETTTGVHRLHQMLKEGKLGVPAINVNDSVTKSKFDNLYGCRESLADGIKRATDVMVAGKVVVICGYGDVGKGCADAMRGLGARVVVTEIDPICALQALMEGFQVTTMDEAAAMGDIFVTTTGNKDVICGHHMDKMKHQAIVCNIGHFDSEIQVAYLKNRKDINRINIKKHSDEGGPVDKYVYPDGRAIIVLAEGRLVNLGCATGHPSFVMSNSFTNQVMAQIALWTETEKFDIGVHMLPKELDEEVARLHLAKLGAKLEVLSQDQAEYIGVPVGGPYKPEHYRY; this is encoded by the coding sequence ATGGTCGCTGTATCCTCTTTGCCATACAAGGTCGCTGACATCAACCTTGCCGAACTTGGTCGCAAGGAAATTGAGATCGCTGAAGTCGAGATGCCCGGACTGATGGCGCTGCGAGAAAAATACGGCCCGTCTCAACCGCTGAAAGGGGCGAGAATTGCGGGCTGCCTGCACATGACCATCCAGACCGCTGTACTGATCGAAACACTGAAAGCGCTGGGAGCTGAAGTGACATGGTCAAGCTGCAACATTTTCTCCACGCAGGACCATGCAGCAGCTGCGATTGCAGCGGCAGGTATCCCCGTCTACGCGTGGAAGGGCATGTCCGAAGAAGAATTTGACTGGTGCATTGAGCAGACGCTCGTATTCCCGGATGGCCAGCCTCTGAACATGATTCTGGATGACGGCGGCGATCTGACGGTCATGGTCCACAACAAATACCCGGAATTGTTGAAGGACATTCGAGGACTGTCGGAAGAAACCACGACCGGCGTCCACCGCCTCCATCAAATGCTGAAAGAAGGTAAACTCGGCGTTCCGGCGATCAACGTCAACGACTCAGTTACCAAGAGCAAATTCGACAATCTCTACGGCTGCCGCGAATCACTCGCCGACGGGATCAAGCGGGCCACCGACGTGATGGTTGCCGGCAAGGTCGTTGTCATCTGCGGATACGGCGATGTTGGCAAGGGCTGTGCTGACGCGATGCGAGGACTGGGTGCCCGCGTCGTCGTCACCGAAATCGATCCAATCTGTGCCCTGCAGGCTCTGATGGAAGGTTTTCAGGTCACCACCATGGACGAAGCAGCGGCCATGGGGGATATCTTTGTGACGACGACCGGCAACAAAGACGTGATCTGTGGTCATCACATGGACAAGATGAAGCACCAGGCAATCGTGTGCAACATCGGACACTTTGACTCAGAGATTCAGGTCGCCTACCTGAAAAATCGCAAAGATATCAACCGAATTAACATCAAGAAACACAGTGACGAAGGTGGCCCGGTTGACAAATACGTCTATCCGGACGGCCGCGCGATCATCGTTCTGGCCGAAGGACGCCTCGTCAACCTCGGTTGTGCAACAGGCCATCCATCTTTCGTTATGAGCAATAGCTTCACCAATCAGGTGATGGCCCAAATTGCACTCTGGACCGAGACCGAGAAGTTCGATATCGGTGTTCACATGCTTCCGAAGGAACTTGACGAAGAAGTAGCCCGACTGCATCTTGCGAAACTGGGTGCCAAACTGGAGGTGCTTTCGCAGGACCAGGCGGAATACATTGGAGTTCCGGTTGGTGGGCCGTACAAACCAGAGCACTACCGATACTAA
- the secY gene encoding preprotein translocase subunit SecY, which yields MLSRLATVFRIPELRRKIFLTIILLAVYRLGFHITLPFINHEGFREIAEKATQGAGLGNVLQMVSLFSATDLQSGSIFGLGIMPYITASIVFQLLGTVYPPLEALQKEGESGRRRLNEYTRYATVFVCALQSFFLIRNLGGSGMILDYYNTFWWHIVGTLVMIAGTVFLMWIGEQIDAYGVGNGISLLIMAGILARLPDIVVTYVNGIVQNGVGIGTRFGVERLLLLAVLFVAVIVVVVAITQGQRKIPIQSAKHVRGRRVMGGNRQWLPLRVNQAGVMPIIFASSLLLIPYFIFNQLSKAMPDNSFLATVAGAFSPGQGFVYSLMSICLIYFFCYFWTAITFNPKEMAENLKDTGSFIPGYRPGGRTAAHLESVMIRITYVGAAFLAVIAVIPTVISTTLTGDYQTASFFGGTGLLIMVSVALDLVQKIDSHLVMRNYPGLLDSES from the coding sequence ATGCTCTCAAGACTCGCGACAGTTTTCCGTATACCGGAACTGCGACGAAAAATCTTCCTGACGATCATTCTGCTGGCGGTTTACCGTCTTGGCTTCCATATCACGCTGCCGTTTATCAACCACGAAGGTTTTCGTGAGATTGCGGAGAAGGCGACTCAGGGAGCCGGGCTGGGGAATGTGCTGCAGATGGTATCGCTGTTTTCGGCGACCGACCTGCAGAGTGGATCGATCTTCGGACTTGGGATCATGCCGTATATTACGGCTTCGATCGTGTTTCAGCTGCTCGGTACGGTATATCCGCCTCTGGAAGCACTCCAGAAAGAGGGAGAATCCGGTCGTCGGCGTCTGAACGAGTATACAAGATACGCGACAGTGTTTGTGTGCGCGTTACAGAGCTTCTTCCTCATCAGAAACCTGGGGGGAAGCGGAATGATTCTGGACTACTACAACACCTTCTGGTGGCACATTGTTGGCACGTTGGTGATGATTGCCGGCACAGTGTTTTTGATGTGGATTGGTGAACAGATTGACGCCTATGGTGTTGGCAATGGCATCAGTCTGCTGATCATGGCCGGGATTTTGGCCCGTCTGCCGGATATTGTCGTCACATACGTCAACGGTATCGTGCAGAATGGTGTTGGGATTGGCACCCGTTTCGGTGTCGAGCGACTTCTATTATTGGCGGTGCTCTTCGTGGCCGTGATTGTAGTCGTTGTTGCCATCACTCAGGGCCAGCGAAAGATTCCAATTCAGAGTGCAAAACATGTACGTGGTCGCAGAGTGATGGGTGGGAATCGCCAATGGTTGCCCCTAAGGGTTAATCAGGCTGGCGTGATGCCAATCATTTTCGCTTCGAGCTTGCTGCTGATTCCTTACTTTATTTTTAATCAGCTCAGCAAGGCGATGCCGGACAACTCGTTCCTTGCCACCGTTGCAGGTGCTTTTTCTCCGGGACAGGGTTTTGTTTACAGCCTGATGTCGATCTGTCTGATTTACTTTTTCTGCTACTTCTGGACAGCAATCACCTTCAATCCGAAGGAAATGGCTGAGAATCTTAAGGATACGGGAAGCTTTATTCCTGGCTATCGGCCCGGTGGTCGCACGGCTGCCCATCTGGAATCGGTAATGATCAGAATTACTTACGTTGGAGCCGCTTTTTTGGCAGTCATCGCAGTAATTCCTACTGTTATTTCTACGACATTGACTGGCGATTATCAGACCGCGAGTTTCTTCGGTGGTACGGGACTGTTGATTATGGTCTCGGTCGCATTGGATCTGGTGCAGAAGATCGATTCTCACTTAGTAATGCGAAACTATCCCGGGCTGCTGGACAGCGAGTCATAG
- the rpsK gene encoding 30S ribosomal protein S11, which yields MAKVKKKKIRRNVNKGVAYIKATFNNTIVTMTDATGDVICWATAGTVGFKGSRKSTPFAAQRAAETVAERAAKVGVREIEVRVKGPGSGRESAITGLQSSGIAIRSIEDITPLPHNGCRPPKKRRV from the coding sequence GTGGCAAAGGTTAAGAAGAAGAAGATCCGTCGTAATGTGAATAAGGGTGTTGCCTACATCAAGGCTACCTTTAACAACACAATTGTCACGATGACTGACGCGACCGGTGATGTGATTTGCTGGGCCACGGCGGGCACGGTCGGGTTCAAGGGTTCCAGGAAAAGCACGCCATTTGCGGCGCAGCGAGCTGCGGAGACCGTTGCTGAGCGAGCGGCCAAAGTCGGTGTTCGTGAGATCGAAGTTCGGGTGAAGGGGCCCGGTTCAGGTCGGGAAAGCGCAATCACCGGTTTGCAGTCGTCCGGAATTGCCATTCGCTCGATTGAGGACATCACACCACTGCCGCATAACGGATGTCGGCCACCTAAAAAGCGTCGCGTCTAG
- a CDS encoding CRTAC1 family protein — protein MKPLSEDTAGSDILGATRTSLWQITLLLLLASVLAGCKEESNTAPTLGDKVSASPIAFENATEAMAVDSVYQNGREAGLYAIVESLGGGVGIVDIDADDWPDIVFPGGGILTATPNASIHGLPLNCWRNERGGKMRDVTGPAAMDLSRRYSHGISAADFNNDGFQDFLVTGFGGVDLWMNTGDGTFLLQTSNNGLRDTAWSSSAGWGDLDRDGSLDLYIAHYTDWSLENNPDCPSASVEHEKDVCPPRRFDGLNDVVYQSQANDLFADTTEAWGLKPEGKGLGVLLADFDSDRDLDVYVANDTTNNFLYLNDGDGHLQESGLLSGGAVDSEGRPNGSMGLDFFDFDHDQKGDLWVTNFEQESFGLYHNVGHGNFLHVSRNTGITSLGGLFVGFGTVARDFDSDGDHDIAVANGHVIYYPNKAPFAQQSVLLENINHTSFQRVTTSDNSFFSKAYVSRGLAAADLDRDGRMDLVFSQLNQPAQILLNKTPVARKPIRIRLRGRRCNRDAIGAHVTLKTSRETQSTYIIGGGSYLSTSEMECEFSVPADDTDLVAEIQWPDGTKQQTQPSTADTSIIVVQGQPIQYLIPH, from the coding sequence ATGAAGCCGCTCTCTGAAGATACGGCCGGCAGTGACATTCTCGGCGCGACCCGGACATCACTTTGGCAAATCACCCTCTTGTTACTGCTCGCTTCGGTTCTGGCAGGTTGCAAAGAAGAATCGAACACTGCACCAACACTCGGCGACAAGGTTTCTGCCAGCCCGATTGCGTTCGAAAATGCGACCGAAGCGATGGCAGTCGATTCGGTCTACCAAAATGGCCGTGAGGCGGGGCTGTATGCAATTGTAGAATCACTGGGTGGTGGCGTGGGCATCGTGGACATCGATGCAGATGACTGGCCGGACATCGTTTTCCCCGGCGGCGGGATTCTGACAGCCACTCCCAACGCTTCCATCCACGGGCTGCCGCTGAATTGCTGGCGAAATGAGCGTGGTGGAAAAATGCGTGACGTCACAGGGCCAGCCGCGATGGATCTGTCCAGACGATATTCGCATGGCATTTCGGCCGCGGACTTCAACAATGATGGATTCCAGGACTTCCTGGTTACCGGATTTGGAGGAGTTGACTTGTGGATGAACACCGGCGACGGAACATTTCTGCTCCAGACTTCGAACAACGGCCTTCGCGACACCGCATGGAGTTCCAGTGCTGGCTGGGGAGATCTGGATCGTGACGGATCTCTCGACCTGTACATTGCACATTACACCGACTGGTCACTGGAAAATAATCCGGACTGCCCCAGTGCTTCTGTTGAGCATGAAAAAGACGTCTGTCCCCCGAGACGATTTGATGGACTCAATGACGTCGTCTATCAAAGCCAGGCAAACGACTTGTTTGCCGATACCACAGAAGCGTGGGGGCTAAAGCCCGAGGGAAAAGGACTGGGAGTGCTGCTCGCCGACTTCGATAGCGACCGGGATCTGGATGTTTATGTTGCCAACGACACCACCAATAATTTCCTGTATCTGAACGATGGTGACGGACACCTGCAGGAAAGCGGACTGCTGAGCGGTGGAGCGGTCGATTCCGAGGGCAGACCCAACGGGAGCATGGGCCTTGATTTCTTTGATTTCGACCATGATCAAAAGGGAGACCTTTGGGTAACAAACTTCGAACAGGAATCCTTCGGCCTGTACCACAATGTTGGCCATGGTAATTTTCTGCACGTCAGCCGAAACACGGGGATCACATCATTGGGTGGTCTGTTCGTCGGCTTCGGCACAGTAGCTCGGGATTTCGACAGTGATGGCGATCATGATATCGCCGTCGCGAATGGACATGTCATCTACTACCCAAACAAGGCCCCCTTCGCGCAGCAGTCTGTATTGCTCGAAAACATCAACCACACCAGCTTCCAGCGCGTCACAACCAGTGACAATTCATTCTTTTCAAAAGCCTATGTGTCACGTGGGCTGGCCGCCGCGGACCTCGATCGCGACGGTCGAATGGACCTTGTCTTCAGTCAGTTAAACCAGCCCGCACAGATCCTTCTGAACAAGACACCTGTTGCGAGGAAGCCCATCCGAATTCGCCTGCGTGGCAGGCGATGTAACCGTGATGCCATTGGCGCACATGTGACCCTAAAGACTTCTCGGGAAACACAAAGTACTTACATCATTGGCGGCGGTTCTTACCTGTCGACTTCTGAAATGGAGTGTGAGTTTTCGGTTCCTGCCGACGACACAGATCTTGTCGCCGAAATTCAATGGCCCGATGGAACAAAACAACAAACCCAGCCTTCAACAGCGGACACCTCGATCATTGTGGTGCAGGGTCAACCGATCCAGTACCTGATACCGCATTAA
- a CDS encoding L17 family ribosomal protein — translation MRHRVSGRKLGRNGSHRKAMFRNMACSLIKSLRSDEGDVGKPKVPGRIVTTVPKAKELRPIVEKLITMAKKAAKLSAAADPFRTDAERNSEAWSKWRESEQGKQWVNANAPVLALRRRAFSELRDEVAVDILFNELAQRFADRDGGYTRVVRLAAVRLGDSGQRAIFEFVGVRDRVKKSRRRSAPAVESAAVESASA, via the coding sequence ATGCGACACCGAGTCAGCGGCCGTAAGCTTGGCCGAAATGGTTCACACCGGAAAGCGATGTTCCGGAATATGGCTTGTAGCCTGATCAAGTCCCTTCGTTCTGACGAGGGGGATGTTGGTAAGCCTAAAGTACCTGGTCGAATTGTGACTACGGTGCCCAAGGCCAAAGAGCTCCGGCCAATCGTTGAGAAACTTATCACGATGGCGAAGAAGGCTGCGAAGCTTTCTGCCGCCGCTGACCCGTTTCGGACCGATGCTGAGCGTAACAGCGAAGCGTGGAGTAAATGGCGTGAGTCAGAGCAGGGTAAGCAGTGGGTCAACGCTAACGCTCCGGTACTTGCCTTGCGTCGCCGTGCTTTTTCCGAACTGAGGGATGAGGTCGCCGTTGACATTCTCTTCAACGAGCTGGCTCAACGCTTCGCTGATCGTGACGGCGGTTATACGCGGGTTGTACGACTGGCAGCTGTACGATTGGGTGACTCGGGCCAAAGAGCCATTTTTGAATTCGTCGGCGTACGGGACCGGGTGAAGAAGTCACGTCGTCGCAGTGCTCCGGCAGTGGAATCTGCTGCGGTTGAGTCTGCCTCTGCTTAA
- a CDS encoding lactate racemase domain-containing protein, translating into MSDKQQLTLRSGDIVASVSVSARAFVHRPSPVRNASADSTNPIAEALSNPVGLPKLHDCLVPGDRVVIVVDPATPQLIDIVTTVLDELQSHCSEDLNITLLLPDNPKAEDWQDLVKNCPVHMQGRINLVVHDPRDESKCGYLASSSNGVRVYLNKHLLDADLIISVGVIGFDSRLGYSGTSGVLFPHFSDISTIRDAAAPGHPELAPGDVRPLREVVDEVGWLLGTQFTIQVIPNPQGYIGSILCGMPGDVQKLGVSILEQAWRISLDRIFDVVVVTVSVPSGKVTLREVGAALESACRIVEHGGRIIIVADLQLPEGPGATMLRRCSDPEELLKPLRREPTEDACEVLQLIMAGQKATLALFSQLTDDETEELGFLAINSAAELQRALNGHDDLAIISGMNHAWCDITVAT; encoded by the coding sequence ATGTCAGACAAACAACAGCTCACACTTCGAAGCGGTGACATCGTTGCCTCTGTCTCGGTCTCTGCCCGCGCATTTGTCCACCGTCCTTCTCCAGTGCGCAATGCGTCTGCAGATTCCACAAACCCAATCGCCGAAGCCCTTTCAAATCCTGTCGGCTTGCCAAAGCTCCACGACTGCCTTGTGCCGGGAGATCGAGTGGTGATTGTCGTGGATCCAGCGACACCACAACTGATCGATATCGTCACCACCGTCCTGGACGAGTTGCAGAGCCACTGCAGCGAAGACCTGAACATCACGCTGCTGCTGCCTGACAATCCCAAGGCCGAAGACTGGCAGGACCTTGTGAAAAACTGCCCTGTCCACATGCAGGGTCGAATCAACCTCGTCGTTCACGATCCCCGTGACGAATCGAAATGTGGCTACCTTGCCAGCTCGTCCAATGGAGTGCGAGTCTATCTGAATAAACACCTTCTGGACGCAGATCTGATTATTTCTGTCGGCGTAATTGGGTTCGACAGCAGGTTGGGCTACAGCGGAACCAGTGGCGTGCTGTTTCCCCATTTTTCCGACATCAGCACCATTCGAGACGCCGCAGCCCCCGGTCATCCCGAACTCGCACCAGGCGACGTAAGACCACTCCGCGAAGTGGTCGACGAAGTCGGCTGGCTGCTCGGAACTCAATTCACCATCCAGGTCATCCCGAATCCACAGGGATATATTGGAAGTATCCTCTGTGGCATGCCTGGGGACGTACAGAAACTTGGCGTCTCTATCCTGGAACAGGCCTGGCGGATAAGTCTTGATCGCATCTTTGATGTGGTCGTGGTCACCGTGTCCGTCCCAAGTGGCAAAGTCACGCTGCGAGAAGTCGGCGCAGCTCTGGAGTCGGCCTGCCGAATTGTCGAGCACGGCGGCAGAATCATCATCGTTGCTGATCTGCAACTGCCCGAAGGACCGGGTGCTACAATGCTCCGTCGTTGTTCCGACCCGGAGGAACTCCTGAAACCTCTACGTCGCGAACCGACAGAAGACGCCTGTGAAGTGCTCCAACTGATCATGGCTGGGCAAAAGGCCACACTGGCGCTGTTCAGTCAATTGACTGATGATGAAACAGAAGAACTGGGCTTCCTTGCAATCAACTCCGCAGCCGAACTGCAGCGAGCCCTGAATGGGCATGATGACCTGGCAATTATCTCAGGGATGAACCACGCGTGGTGCGACATCACGGTCGCAACGTAA
- a CDS encoding DNA-directed RNA polymerase subunit alpha, translating into MRIRWRGLELPSRVHVDRESRTPSYGKFVAEPFERGFGSTIGNSLRRILLSSLEGAAITRARVQGVQHEFTTIPGVVEDVTDICLNLKSLVVKNHSASSKTLRIEKNTRGVVTGADVICDDQVEVINRDLVIATMTDDVPFHVEMTVENGRGYVPAAEQYQHEPEVGVIPLDAAFSPVVRVRHLIEDTRVGQRTNYDKLTLEIWTNGTITPELALVEAAKILRKHLNCFITFREPGPEALPEGGLRGMAEATGYSPVDMELEEKLGKSLAELNLSVRATNCLESVGINTVRDLVVKSEDELLQVRNFGETTLDEVRERLGQIDLRLGMRLPNQTV; encoded by the coding sequence ATGCGTATTCGTTGGCGCGGTTTAGAGCTTCCTAGTCGAGTTCATGTAGATCGCGAATCTCGTACACCCAGCTACGGTAAGTTTGTTGCCGAGCCGTTTGAACGTGGGTTCGGTAGCACTATTGGAAACAGTTTGCGCCGTATCCTGCTTTCAAGTCTGGAAGGTGCTGCAATTACGCGAGCCCGAGTTCAGGGTGTGCAGCATGAATTCACGACGATTCCGGGTGTTGTGGAAGATGTGACCGATATCTGTCTGAATCTGAAGTCGCTGGTTGTAAAGAACCATAGTGCTTCGAGTAAGACTTTGAGGATTGAGAAGAATACACGCGGCGTTGTGACCGGCGCCGATGTGATTTGCGATGATCAGGTGGAGGTTATCAACCGGGATCTCGTCATTGCGACCATGACAGATGATGTGCCTTTTCATGTTGAGATGACTGTTGAGAATGGGCGGGGCTATGTGCCTGCCGCCGAGCAGTATCAGCATGAGCCGGAGGTTGGCGTAATTCCGCTTGATGCTGCGTTTTCGCCTGTCGTGCGAGTTCGTCATCTGATTGAGGATACTCGAGTTGGGCAGCGCACGAACTACGATAAGCTGACACTGGAGATCTGGACCAACGGCACCATTACTCCGGAACTTGCTTTGGTTGAAGCGGCGAAGATTCTGCGAAAGCATCTGAATTGCTTCATTACATTCCGTGAACCGGGTCCGGAAGCCCTTCCTGAGGGTGGTCTTCGCGGTATGGCGGAAGCGACTGGCTACTCGCCAGTTGATATGGAGCTGGAAGAGAAACTGGGTAAGAGCCTGGCAGAATTGAATCTGTCTGTGCGAGCGACAAATTGCCTGGAGTCTGTGGGTATTAACACGGTCCGGGATCTGGTGGTAAAAAGCGAAGACGAACTGTTGCAGGTTCGTAATTTTGGTGAGACGACACTTGATGAGGTCCGAGAGCGGCTTGGCCAGATAGACCTTCGTCTTGGTATGCGTCTTCCAAACCAGACCGTGTGA
- the rpsM gene encoding 30S ribosomal protein S13 produces the protein MPRVLGVDIPNNKPTYISLTYLYGIGPVLAVQICYELGVDPHARASELSEDDVSRITNHLDKNYTVEGPLRRKVQQDIGRLREIQCYRGIRHRRGLPVRGQRTKTNARTRKGRKKTVAGKKGVKDMKH, from the coding sequence ATGCCTCGTGTTCTCGGTGTAGACATACCTAATAACAAGCCAACCTATATCTCTTTGACGTACTTGTACGGCATTGGACCGGTACTGGCTGTCCAGATCTGCTACGAGCTTGGCGTGGATCCGCACGCTCGGGCCAGTGAGTTGAGTGAGGACGACGTCAGTCGGATCACAAACCATCTGGACAAGAATTACACAGTTGAAGGTCCTCTTCGACGTAAGGTCCAGCAGGATATTGGTCGCCTTCGCGAGATTCAGTGTTATCGCGGAATTCGTCACCGACGAGGGCTGCCGGTTCGTGGTCAGCGGACAAAGACAAACGCCCGGACACGCAAAGGCCGTAAAAAGACTGTTGCGGGCAAGAAGGGTGTGAAGGACATGAAGCACTAG
- a CDS encoding TlpA disulfide reductase family protein, with the protein MKNGILPVKTLGMGNKARLVIEEVGIEHQTNQYAILKTSIANYAPRCGWSCQLQTHQIPHWIDITCGAFLMAFTPRSKPRSVREAAAHCLFVLLAAVAATSGPVTDSLSAAASNSPPTIALKSVSAVLTSSGITTTVVTMPVPDEKPAPSQKVEPDPYAVPDGDTPALKKHIARMAQMRVTGKSVDERLSNNIRRLRSVVEAAERILGQSPSESDEVFALENAYGALQAMGERASEEMQKKKSQLEARMDADPRTAVARIPAFARLENATGNMLRLGVDSRAAAIDQVAAYVERFGPDQAVMALAHKLGRSLSASGDSQSAVKLLEFMGRKLQDSDNPAVAMFSDRFFAAARMAGLPGNFMEVRGVLADGSDFDWEKYRGKTVLIDFWASWCGPCLAELPNMKACLEEYGQDGFTIVGVNLDRSRDAFDKCVKEKGISWENIMDEGDDSLAEFYGISAIPTAVLVDENGKVLSLNARGTTLPRLLEQHFASRREKSE; encoded by the coding sequence TTGAAGAACGGCATTCTGCCGGTGAAGACTTTGGGAATGGGCAATAAGGCCCGACTGGTGATCGAGGAAGTTGGAATCGAACACCAGACGAACCAGTATGCTATTCTGAAAACTTCGATTGCCAACTATGCTCCGCGTTGCGGGTGGTCTTGCCAGTTACAGACCCATCAAATCCCGCACTGGATCGATATCACCTGCGGAGCATTTCTCATGGCTTTCACGCCTCGATCAAAGCCACGATCTGTACGTGAGGCTGCTGCACATTGTCTGTTCGTCCTGTTAGCAGCAGTTGCAGCAACGTCTGGACCTGTGACAGACTCTTTGAGCGCTGCAGCTTCCAACTCTCCCCCAACGATTGCCCTGAAGTCGGTGTCTGCTGTGTTGACCAGTTCCGGGATCACCACAACCGTTGTCACCATGCCGGTGCCAGATGAGAAACCGGCACCATCGCAGAAAGTCGAGCCCGACCCGTATGCGGTCCCGGATGGCGATACCCCTGCATTGAAGAAACATATTGCCCGAATGGCTCAAATGAGAGTTACCGGCAAGTCCGTCGATGAGCGACTGAGCAACAACATTCGGCGTTTGAGATCAGTCGTCGAAGCGGCTGAACGAATTCTGGGACAGTCGCCTTCTGAATCGGACGAAGTCTTCGCCCTGGAGAATGCCTATGGCGCGCTCCAGGCGATGGGCGAACGTGCTTCAGAAGAAATGCAAAAGAAGAAATCACAACTGGAAGCTCGCATGGATGCCGACCCCAGGACGGCGGTCGCTCGCATTCCGGCATTCGCACGCCTTGAAAACGCGACTGGCAACATGCTGCGTCTGGGTGTGGATTCTCGAGCGGCGGCCATTGACCAGGTGGCCGCGTACGTCGAACGATTCGGACCTGATCAGGCTGTGATGGCCCTGGCACACAAACTCGGCCGATCTCTTTCCGCTTCAGGCGATTCTCAATCGGCAGTCAAACTCCTGGAGTTCATGGGAAGAAAATTGCAGGACAGCGACAATCCGGCCGTCGCAATGTTCTCCGATCGTTTCTTTGCAGCGGCCCGGATGGCCGGGCTTCCCGGCAACTTCATGGAGGTTCGAGGCGTTCTTGCTGATGGCAGCGACTTCGACTGGGAGAAGTATCGGGGGAAGACCGTGCTGATTGATTTTTGGGCCAGTTGGTGCGGCCCATGCCTCGCAGAACTGCCGAACATGAAAGCATGCCTGGAGGAATACGGCCAGGACGGGTTCACGATCGTCGGCGTCAACCTCGATCGTTCTCGTGATGCTTTTGACAAGTGCGTCAAAGAAAAAGGCATTTCCTGGGAGAACATTATGGATGAGGGCGACGACTCCCTTGCAGAGTTCTACGGCATCAGCGCCATTCCCACAGCTGTTCTGGTGGACGAAAACGGTAAGGTGCTGTCACTTAATGCTCGAGGTACCACCCTGCCCCGGCTGCTGGAACAACACTTTGCCAGTCGTCGTGAAAAGTCCGAATAA
- the rpmJ gene encoding 50S ribosomal protein L36, producing MKVRSSVKRICEHCKLVRRRGKIFVICSSNPRHKQRQG from the coding sequence ATGAAGGTTCGTTCAAGCGTTAAGAGAATCTGTGAGCATTGTAAGCTCGTGCGACGACGCGGAAAGATCTTCGTGATCTGCTCGTCCAATCCTCGTCACAAGCAGCGACAGGGTTAG